One window from the genome of Erwinia sorbitola encodes:
- a CDS encoding TIM barrel protein has product MADYRLSVSAEMVFLDLPFIERVKRIHQLGFGVEIWHWNNKDIDALAATGATFTSMTGYLTGNLTDDDEIAQLLSSAAESLAVAARLNCPSLNLHGTGLDNQGLPVKPVTVVTGEMWVKAVRTLEKLAALGEKAGRVFTLENLNLAVDHPGTPFARAADTLALVEAVNSPYLKMNLDLYHAQIGEGNLIELVQRSGSAIGEIQVADVPGRCEPGTGEINYRAVAKALRAMNYRGVIALEGWASGDSEAALASFKAHFD; this is encoded by the coding sequence ATGGCGGACTATCGTCTTTCGGTTTCAGCCGAAATGGTTTTTCTGGATTTACCATTTATCGAACGTGTGAAGCGCATACATCAGCTGGGCTTCGGCGTTGAAATCTGGCACTGGAACAATAAAGACATTGATGCGCTGGCGGCGACAGGGGCGACATTCACCTCGATGACCGGCTATCTGACGGGCAACCTGACGGATGATGACGAAATTGCACAGCTGTTAAGCAGCGCCGCTGAGTCGCTGGCCGTGGCGGCGCGTTTAAACTGCCCGAGCCTGAACCTGCATGGCACCGGGCTGGATAATCAGGGGCTGCCGGTCAAACCGGTGACGGTTGTTACCGGTGAGATGTGGGTGAAAGCGGTGCGTACGCTGGAAAAATTAGCCGCGCTGGGTGAGAAGGCCGGGCGCGTGTTTACCCTGGAAAATCTCAACCTTGCCGTCGACCACCCGGGAACGCCGTTTGCCAGGGCGGCGGATACGCTGGCGCTGGTGGAAGCGGTCAACAGCCCCTATCTGAAGATGAATCTTGACCTGTACCACGCGCAGATTGGCGAAGGAAATCTGATCGAGCTGGTGCAGCGCAGCGGCAGTGCTATTGGTGAAATCCAGGTGGCTGACGTACCCGGGCGCTGTGAGCCGGGTACGGGCGAGATTAACTACCGCGCGGTGGCAAAAGCTCTGCGCGCTATGAACTATCGGGGGGTCATTGCGCTGGAAGGCTGGGCGTCAGGGGACAGTGAAGCTGCCCTGGCAAGTTTTAAAGCGCATTTTGATTAA
- a CDS encoding TetR/AcrR family transcriptional regulator, producing the protein MTKQTTTAHSLREALCCERGYKRKKQPEQVRAALIRCAAELAARSGLTGVTVQAVSAAAGVTKGGFFHHFPHKQALLDAVFASFLAENDQAIDRLMDADDLPSGRFTRAYIGVAFDDILQADKSLLIPLSLSMMASPELCERWAAWLAERLQRHQETDSLPQHEVARLAADGVWLAYSLGNTHGIRDPLSLKNHLLTLTRERNSL; encoded by the coding sequence ATGACTAAACAGACCACTACAGCCCATTCACTGCGCGAAGCACTCTGCTGTGAACGGGGTTATAAGCGTAAAAAGCAGCCGGAACAGGTCAGGGCTGCACTGATCCGCTGCGCGGCCGAACTGGCGGCACGCAGTGGGCTGACGGGAGTCACTGTGCAGGCCGTTTCAGCGGCCGCCGGGGTAACAAAAGGGGGATTCTTCCATCATTTCCCTCATAAGCAGGCGCTGCTGGATGCGGTATTTGCCAGTTTTCTGGCAGAGAACGATCAGGCCATTGATCGCCTGATGGACGCCGATGATCTGCCATCAGGCCGGTTTACCCGCGCTTATATCGGCGTGGCGTTTGACGATATTTTGCAGGCCGATAAAAGCCTGCTTATTCCTTTGTCACTTTCGATGATGGCATCGCCCGAGCTGTGCGAGCGCTGGGCTGCGTGGCTGGCTGAACGCCTGCAGCGTCACCAGGAGACGGATAGCCTGCCACAACACGAAGTTGCGCGGCTGGCGGCTGACGGAGTCTGGCTCGCCTACTCACTGGGTAATACCCATGGCATCCGCGATCCGCTGTCGCTGAAAAATCATTTGCTGACACTCACCAGAGAGCGTAATTCATTGTGA
- a CDS encoding sigma-54-dependent Fis family transcriptional regulator has product MNQPTLAGGIDAECDGQLSLPAGGEASRWDNLLEQARRDFDAGREPEFVRPDVLSSWKSSRSAGINPAHFAYNFPPDEMLKQILADNSELIEVAGSIMENLLAYNPDGHINLTDAQGITLSCCGRDLTPVGSILTESEMGTNCTARCLKQQRLVYMLNGENWKLALRQRHLQCAAAPIRDADGCMIGVLTLTASQDNFHYHTLGTVQAAAEAIGQQLILRALLAEQKSILETLNEGVIVLDRSGMIKTINRYARQIFHGLARPGQQADKVLNPENTRLATMTFCNDREIVFNPTENQRLCCQVSIMPAPGGGKVIALRENQRIRAITRRVMGVSASYTFDMLCGSAPALKAAMDKARSSCRSDSTVLLTGESGTGKELFAQAIHNGSLRCGEPFIAVNCGALPRDLVQSELFGYMDGAFTGSRRGGAAGKFELAEGGTLFLDEIGDMPLEAQTSLLRVLQESEVVRIGASHPVKVNVRIIAATNCNLIRAVETGAFRRDLYYRLNVISIPVPALRERSSDIPALTEWFREKVCTQLKKINVQFTPRAMEALSRYHWPGNVRELENIVERVININDGLFIDVQDLPDEVTNSIPPADAACRDAPHQAVRLDVNERAHIISTLDALNGNLRQAAQLMGLSRAGLYNKLRKYQISADEFRR; this is encoded by the coding sequence ATGAATCAACCGACGTTAGCTGGTGGGATCGATGCGGAGTGTGATGGGCAGCTGAGTCTGCCTGCGGGCGGTGAAGCCAGCCGCTGGGATAATCTGCTGGAACAGGCGAGGCGAGATTTTGATGCCGGGCGGGAGCCGGAATTTGTGCGCCCGGATGTACTCAGCTCGTGGAAAAGCAGCCGCTCCGCCGGAATCAACCCTGCGCATTTTGCCTACAACTTTCCACCCGACGAAATGCTTAAACAGATTCTGGCTGATAACAGTGAGCTGATTGAAGTTGCGGGCAGCATTATGGAAAACCTGCTGGCCTATAATCCGGATGGCCATATTAATCTGACCGATGCACAGGGGATTACGCTCTCCTGCTGCGGGCGCGATCTGACCCCGGTGGGCAGCATTCTTACCGAGTCGGAAATGGGTACCAACTGCACCGCCCGCTGTCTGAAACAGCAGCGGCTGGTCTATATGCTGAACGGGGAAAACTGGAAATTAGCTCTGCGCCAGCGCCATCTGCAATGCGCCGCTGCCCCGATTCGTGATGCCGATGGCTGCATGATTGGCGTACTGACGCTGACCGCCAGTCAGGATAACTTCCACTATCACACTTTGGGCACAGTGCAGGCCGCCGCCGAGGCCATCGGCCAGCAGCTGATCCTGCGCGCGCTGCTGGCGGAGCAAAAATCGATCCTCGAAACCCTGAATGAAGGGGTGATCGTGCTCGATCGCTCCGGGATGATCAAAACTATCAATCGCTATGCGCGTCAGATCTTCCACGGACTGGCGCGGCCCGGTCAGCAGGCCGATAAGGTGCTGAACCCGGAGAATACCCGCCTGGCAACCATGACCTTCTGCAATGACCGCGAAATTGTGTTTAACCCCACAGAGAATCAGCGTCTCTGCTGCCAGGTGTCGATCATGCCCGCGCCGGGGGGCGGCAAGGTGATCGCCCTGCGTGAAAATCAGCGTATCCGTGCCATTACCCGCCGTGTGATGGGCGTCAGCGCCAGCTATACCTTTGATATGCTGTGCGGTAGCGCACCGGCGCTTAAAGCTGCGATGGATAAAGCCCGCAGCAGCTGCCGCAGCGACAGCACGGTATTGCTGACCGGCGAGAGTGGCACCGGTAAAGAGCTGTTTGCTCAGGCTATCCATAATGGCAGTCTGCGCTGCGGTGAGCCTTTTATTGCCGTTAACTGCGGGGCACTGCCGCGCGATCTGGTTCAGAGTGAACTGTTTGGTTATATGGACGGCGCATTTACCGGGTCGCGGCGCGGCGGTGCGGCAGGTAAGTTCGAGCTGGCGGAGGGCGGAACGCTGTTCCTTGATGAAATCGGCGATATGCCGCTGGAGGCGCAGACCAGCCTGCTGCGCGTATTGCAGGAGAGTGAGGTGGTGCGTATCGGCGCATCGCATCCGGTTAAGGTGAATGTGCGTATTATTGCCGCCACCAACTGCAACCTGATCAGGGCGGTGGAGACTGGCGCGTTTCGCCGCGACCTTTACTATCGTCTGAATGTTATCTCTATTCCTGTTCCGGCTCTGCGCGAACGCAGCAGCGATATCCCGGCGCTGACTGAATGGTTCCGCGAGAAAGTCTGCACCCAGTTAAAGAAGATCAATGTGCAGTTTACCCCGCGCGCGATGGAGGCATTAAGCCGGTATCACTGGCCGGGCAACGTGCGCGAACTGGAAAATATTGTCGAGCGCGTGATCAATATTAACGACGGTCTGTTTATTGATGTGCAGGATCTGCCGGATGAAGTCACCAACAGCATCCCGCCCGCTGATGCAGCATGCCGCGACGCGCCCCATCAGGCAGTGCGGCTGGATGTTAATGAACGCGCACATATTATCAGCACGCTTGATGCCCTCAACGGTAATCTGCGCCAGGCCGCCCAGTTAATGGGGCTGTCACGTGCCGGGTTATATAATAAACTGAGGAAATATCAGATTAGCGCCGACGAGTTCCGCCGCTGA
- a CDS encoding Gfo/Idh/MocA family oxidoreductase, translating to MSATNKSVRVGLIGAGRMGSFHAQALAQKVPGAVLAAVADPVPGAAQRLAEKLGAGKYYSEPQAMLDDPDIDAVLIATPARTHAELVAAAARAGKHVFCEKPMAITLEEADNAIAAAKSAGVVLQVGFNRRFAAGFAAALAGIKAGEIGTPQLIRSLTRDPSPLRDPSGIPPWTIYLETLIHDFDTLLHCNPGAKPVEVYAMADALVRPDFKDRGLLDTSVVTIRFDNGAIAVADASFEAVYGYDVRAEVFGNNGMYQMGNINVNNCVHYGAAGISIGTSRQDTDLLADAYIAELTEFARCAASGDTPRATGEDARNALEIALACIASVQQGKPIQLRG from the coding sequence ATGTCAGCAACAAACAAGAGCGTACGTGTGGGATTAATCGGTGCAGGCCGCATGGGCAGCTTCCATGCTCAGGCGCTGGCACAAAAAGTTCCTGGCGCAGTACTGGCTGCGGTTGCCGATCCGGTGCCGGGTGCCGCGCAGCGTCTGGCCGAAAAACTGGGTGCCGGTAAATATTACAGCGAACCACAGGCGATGCTCGACGATCCGGATATTGATGCGGTGCTGATTGCCACTCCGGCACGAACCCATGCGGAGCTGGTGGCGGCGGCAGCCCGCGCCGGAAAGCATGTGTTCTGCGAAAAACCAATGGCCATCACGCTGGAAGAGGCGGACAACGCCATTGCTGCCGCGAAGAGCGCGGGCGTGGTGCTACAGGTGGGCTTTAACCGCCGTTTTGCTGCGGGCTTTGCTGCCGCGCTGGCCGGCATCAAAGCCGGAGAAATCGGTACACCGCAGCTTATTCGTTCCCTGACGCGCGATCCCTCTCCGCTGCGCGATCCAAGCGGCATCCCGCCATGGACGATCTACCTCGAAACGCTGATCCACGACTTTGACACCCTGCTGCACTGCAATCCCGGAGCAAAACCGGTGGAAGTGTATGCGATGGCGGATGCGCTGGTGCGCCCGGACTTCAAAGACAGGGGGCTGCTGGATACCTCGGTAGTGACGATTCGCTTTGATAATGGTGCGATTGCCGTCGCGGATGCCAGCTTCGAAGCGGTTTACGGTTATGACGTGCGTGCGGAAGTGTTTGGCAACAACGGTATGTATCAGATGGGAAATATCAACGTGAATAACTGTGTGCACTACGGTGCCGCCGGTATTTCCATCGGTACCTCCCGCCAGGACACCGACCTGCTGGCGGATGCCTATATTGCCGAGCTCACCGAATTTGCACGCTGTGCGGCCAGTGGTGACACCCCGCGCGCGACGGGTGAGGATGCGCGTAATGCGCTGGAAATCGCGCTGGCCTGTATTGCCTCTGTACAGCAGGGCAAACCCATTCAACTACGAGGATAA
- a CDS encoding Gfo/Idh/MocA family protein, with translation MINGIKPLDRSLRWGMVGGGGTSQIGYIHRSAALRDNTFTLVAGAFDIDAARGRAFGESLGVAGERCYPDYQTLFRQEAERADGIEAVSIATPNNTHFAICKAALESGLHVVCEKPLCFTTAEAKELAALSKQRNKIIGVTYGYSGHQLIQQARSMIAEGLLGDIRIVNMSFSHGFHNEAVELDNPSTRWRVDPKFVGPSYVLGDLATHPLFLAETMLPELKIKRLMCSRQSFVKTRAPLEDNAFVLMEYNNGAVGSLWCSAVNCGSMHGQKIRVIGSNASLEWWDEQPNQLRYEIQGEPVRILERGMGYLAPRALEEDRIGGGHPEGLFEAWSNLYRRFAVAMDATDRGDKTLLADFWYPDVDAGVAGVQWVERCVESADAGAIWVDFE, from the coding sequence ATGATTAACGGTATTAAACCTCTCGATCGCTCCCTTCGCTGGGGCATGGTGGGCGGCGGCGGCACCAGCCAGATCGGTTATATCCATCGTTCGGCGGCGTTACGTGACAACACGTTTACCCTGGTGGCCGGTGCATTTGATATTGATGCAGCACGCGGACGCGCCTTTGGTGAAAGCCTGGGCGTGGCGGGCGAGCGCTGCTATCCCGACTACCAGACGCTGTTCCGCCAGGAAGCGGAACGTGCTGACGGCATTGAAGCGGTGTCGATTGCCACGCCGAACAACACTCACTTTGCCATCTGTAAAGCGGCGCTGGAGTCTGGTCTGCACGTGGTGTGTGAAAAACCGCTCTGCTTTACCACGGCTGAAGCTAAAGAGCTGGCGGCGTTAAGCAAACAGCGGAACAAAATCATCGGCGTGACCTATGGCTATTCAGGCCATCAGCTGATCCAGCAGGCGCGCAGCATGATTGCTGAAGGGCTGCTGGGCGATATTCGCATCGTCAATATGTCGTTTTCCCACGGCTTCCATAATGAGGCGGTTGAGCTGGATAATCCGAGCACCCGCTGGCGCGTTGATCCGAAGTTTGTCGGCCCGAGTTACGTACTGGGCGATCTGGCTACGCATCCGCTGTTTCTGGCCGAAACCATGCTGCCAGAGTTGAAAATCAAACGCCTGATGTGCTCCCGTCAGAGCTTTGTCAAAACCCGTGCGCCGCTGGAAGATAACGCCTTTGTGCTGATGGAATATAACAACGGAGCGGTGGGATCGCTGTGGTGTTCTGCGGTGAACTGCGGATCGATGCACGGCCAGAAGATCCGCGTGATCGGATCGAATGCCAGCCTTGAGTGGTGGGATGAGCAGCCGAACCAGCTGCGCTATGAAATTCAGGGCGAACCGGTGCGTATTCTTGAGCGCGGTATGGGCTATCTGGCACCGCGAGCGCTGGAAGAGGATCGCATTGGCGGGGGCCACCCGGAAGGGCTGTTTGAGGCCTGGTCAAATCTGTATCGCCGTTTTGCCGTCGCGATGGATGCCACCGATCGTGGTGATAAGACACTGCTGGCTGATTTCTGGTATCCGGATGTTGATGCAGGCGTGGCGGGCGTGCAGTGGGTTGAGCGCTGCGTTGAGTCGGCGGATGCCGGAGCGATATGGGTTGATTTTGAGTAA
- a CDS encoding helix-turn-helix domain-containing protein, whose product MKTTFKQEVVYQLLHWLEGNIHTPLTINDFVEKSGYSKWHLQRIFKEVTGQKLASYCRQRRLTSSAVTLRLFDKQIDSVGSEHGFSSHNVYHKTFKRHFNITPAQYRDAPHWSCKGLCPPINLGEMPIPQGELVELDAMTLQGRVTDHAFTIDTICDFCWDQREILWQRRLALTAKKPDVLFGLTNVIKGGPRAEDCATLQYLACLNTETTGAITPLVDVAIDKQTYLHFTFNGNVQQFADFIKLIYEHALPTAGAVRREGYDIERIDPQHLNGSGSGRIDYYVPVIA is encoded by the coding sequence GTGAAAACTACCTTTAAACAGGAGGTTGTTTACCAGCTTCTCCACTGGCTGGAAGGCAATATTCATACTCCGTTGACCATTAACGACTTCGTTGAAAAATCAGGCTATTCGAAATGGCACCTGCAACGTATTTTTAAAGAAGTGACCGGGCAAAAGCTGGCGTCTTACTGCCGTCAGCGGCGGCTGACCTCCAGCGCTGTCACCCTGCGTCTGTTTGATAAACAGATTGACTCCGTCGGCAGCGAGCACGGTTTCTCCAGCCATAACGTTTATCACAAAACGTTTAAGCGCCACTTCAATATCACGCCCGCACAGTATCGTGATGCGCCGCACTGGTCATGTAAGGGACTCTGCCCGCCAATTAACCTGGGCGAAATGCCGATTCCGCAAGGCGAACTGGTTGAGCTGGATGCGATGACGTTACAGGGCCGGGTAACTGACCACGCCTTTACGATCGACACTATTTGCGACTTTTGCTGGGATCAGCGTGAAATATTGTGGCAGCGGCGACTGGCGCTGACAGCAAAGAAACCCGACGTGCTGTTCGGGCTGACTAATGTGATTAAAGGCGGGCCTCGCGCTGAAGATTGCGCCACCTTGCAGTATCTGGCTTGTCTCAATACTGAGACGACAGGTGCAATAACACCGCTGGTAGATGTGGCGATTGATAAGCAAACCTATCTGCATTTCACCTTTAACGGCAATGTGCAGCAGTTCGCTGATTTCATCAAACTGATTTACGAGCACGCTCTGCCAACCGCAGGAGCCGTGCGCCGTGAAGGCTATGATATTGAGCGTATCGATCCGCAGCACCTGAATGGTTCAGGCAGCGGCCGTATCGACTACTATGTGCCGGTGATTGCCTGA
- a CDS encoding LacI family DNA-binding transcriptional regulator — MKKTTLTDIAREAGVGVATVDRVLNRRAPVRPDTEARVVQAASRLGYRFDPEFLTGSVVQPGSGSLRIGVILLSRDYSFYDTFARALEQHAAPYLQEGTRIEFAFHDIHAIEETAAAIDELSEHVNVLALIALDNALVRRAVEKASKKGVKVFTVLSDLSPCGHAGYIGLDNRKAGRTAAWAVERLSGPPGKVGVIVGDNRFLCQETCEISFRSYLREYATGHTVLEPVKSFENVEQGYQVTADLIRLHPELSVIYAPCGGVEGVVNALRDSDRRHEITLICHGPLQDAQLALIDGTLDIMIAHRLDELAARVVEAMQQASQEERGGFIALTSSFELITKENY; from the coding sequence ATGAAAAAAACCACACTAACGGATATCGCCCGCGAGGCTGGCGTGGGTGTCGCCACGGTCGACAGAGTGCTGAACCGGCGCGCCCCGGTACGCCCGGACACTGAAGCTCGCGTGGTGCAGGCTGCTTCCCGGCTTGGCTATCGTTTCGACCCGGAATTTCTCACAGGCAGCGTGGTGCAGCCAGGCTCAGGTTCGCTGCGCATTGGTGTGATTCTGCTTTCACGTGACTACTCCTTTTACGACACCTTCGCCCGCGCGCTGGAACAGCACGCCGCACCTTATTTGCAGGAAGGCACGCGCATTGAGTTCGCTTTTCATGATATTCACGCTATTGAAGAGACCGCAGCGGCTATTGATGAACTGAGTGAGCACGTTAACGTGCTGGCGCTGATTGCGCTGGATAATGCGCTGGTGCGCCGGGCGGTGGAAAAGGCGAGTAAAAAAGGGGTGAAAGTCTTCACCGTTCTGTCCGATCTCTCACCCTGCGGTCACGCCGGATATATCGGACTGGATAACCGTAAAGCGGGGCGTACTGCCGCCTGGGCCGTGGAGCGTTTGAGCGGGCCGCCGGGCAAAGTGGGTGTGATCGTCGGCGATAATCGATTTTTATGTCAGGAAACCTGCGAAATCAGTTTTCGATCTTATCTGCGCGAATATGCCACCGGCCATACGGTACTTGAGCCGGTAAAGAGCTTTGAAAATGTCGAGCAGGGCTATCAGGTGACCGCCGATCTGATTCGTCTGCATCCCGAGCTGTCGGTGATTTATGCGCCCTGTGGCGGCGTGGAAGGTGTGGTTAATGCGCTGCGCGACAGCGACAGACGGCATGAGATTACCCTGATCTGTCACGGGCCGTTGCAGGATGCACAGCTGGCGCTGATCGACGGTACGCTGGATATTATGATCGCCCATCGGCTGGATGAACTGGCCGCCCGCGTGGTTGAGGCCATGCAGCAGGCCAGCCAGGAAGAGCGCGGTGGTTTTATCGCACTAACCAGCAGCTTCGAACTGATCACCAAAGAGAATTACTGA
- a CDS encoding substrate-binding domain-containing protein, with translation MNVNKIALLIGALALAPASQAKDLRIGVALANFDLNFISILRTQMAKEMEKEKIQGQFEDAKGDIAVQVQQVENFINQGVDAIILNPVDTQGVKPMMDAAKRANIPLIFVNRKPEVELSGKMAYVGSDSLLGGRMEMEALAKRMNYKGNVAILMGALSAEEARQRTKATEDVIAKYKEMKVVEKQSAQWMRNEAVDVTSGWLLSGDKIDAIAANNDEMAIGAIMALNQSGKKNILVAGIDGTPDALQFIKSGKLALTIFQDAAAQGVGAVTMAKQVIDGKNSDKFMWIPYQVITKDNYEAFISKNVK, from the coding sequence ATGAACGTGAATAAAATCGCATTGTTGATTGGTGCTCTGGCACTGGCACCCGCTTCCCAGGCTAAAGATCTGCGTATTGGTGTTGCACTGGCGAACTTTGATCTGAATTTCATCTCCATTCTGCGTACGCAGATGGCGAAGGAGATGGAAAAAGAGAAAATCCAGGGGCAGTTTGAAGATGCCAAAGGGGATATCGCGGTACAGGTACAGCAGGTTGAGAACTTTATTAACCAGGGCGTGGACGCCATTATTCTCAACCCGGTGGATACTCAGGGGGTGAAGCCGATGATGGACGCAGCGAAACGCGCCAATATCCCGCTGATTTTCGTTAACCGTAAGCCAGAAGTGGAGCTGAGTGGCAAGATGGCCTACGTCGGTTCTGACTCGCTGCTGGGTGGCCGGATGGAGATGGAAGCACTGGCAAAAAGAATGAATTACAAAGGTAATGTCGCCATTCTGATGGGTGCGCTGTCGGCAGAAGAAGCGCGCCAGCGCACCAAAGCCACGGAAGATGTCATCGCCAAATATAAAGAGATGAAAGTGGTGGAGAAGCAGTCTGCCCAGTGGATGCGTAACGAAGCGGTAGACGTCACCTCCGGCTGGCTCCTCTCCGGTGATAAGATCGATGCGATTGCCGCCAACAACGATGAGATGGCGATTGGCGCGATTATGGCGCTTAACCAAAGCGGCAAGAAAAATATTCTGGTGGCCGGAATCGACGGTACGCCGGATGCGCTGCAATTTATCAAAAGCGGCAAGCTGGCATTAACCATCTTCCAGGACGCCGCAGCTCAGGGAGTTGGCGCTGTCACCATGGCGAAGCAGGTAATTGATGGCAAAAATAGCGACAAGTTTATGTGGATCCCCTATCAGGTGATCACTAAAGACAATTACGAAGCTTTTATCAGTAAAAACGTCAAATAA
- a CDS encoding TerC family protein produces MLMWFEHLDFAVILLQIVLIDLLLGGDNAVVIALACRKLPPQMQKKAIILGTFGAIVARVVLLIIAVHLLALPWLKITGGLLLLWIGFKLVGNEEEEAAISSDNRLWKTVLTITLADVVMSLDNVLAVAAAGNGNVVLVSLGVLISIPIIVMGSKLVLALLSRFPLIVTLGGALIGWIAGSMLVTDPVLLRYTAHLAYLHWVAGATGALLVVGYGVGRGMLTKQ; encoded by the coding sequence GTGCTTATGTGGTTCGAACATCTGGATTTTGCCGTAATTTTGCTACAAATCGTATTGATTGATCTTCTTCTGGGCGGTGATAACGCCGTGGTTATCGCCCTCGCCTGCCGCAAGCTGCCTCCACAGATGCAGAAAAAAGCCATTATTCTCGGCACTTTTGGTGCCATTGTTGCCCGGGTGGTGCTGCTGATTATTGCCGTTCATCTGCTGGCGCTGCCGTGGCTGAAGATAACAGGCGGCCTGCTGCTGCTGTGGATTGGCTTTAAGCTGGTGGGTAACGAAGAGGAAGAGGCCGCCATTAGCAGCGACAATCGCCTGTGGAAAACCGTGCTGACTATTACGCTGGCTGATGTGGTGATGTCGCTGGATAACGTGCTGGCGGTGGCTGCCGCCGGTAATGGCAACGTCGTGCTGGTGTCGCTCGGCGTGTTGATCAGTATTCCGATTATTGTGATGGGCAGTAAGCTGGTGCTGGCTCTGCTGTCGCGCTTCCCGCTGATTGTGACGCTGGGCGGCGCGCTGATCGGCTGGATTGCCGGCAGTATGCTGGTTACTGACCCGGTACTGCTGCGTTATACCGCGCATCTGGCGTATTTACACTGGGTTGCCGGAGCAACAGGAGCGCTGCTGGTGGTCGGGTATGGCGTGGGCAGAGGTATGCTGACGAAGCAATAG
- a CDS encoding TIM barrel protein has translation MTIHIANAPCSWGVDDPKNPYLPPYEKVLKEAAQAGYNSIELGPWTYLPTDAALLTEKLKQHGLTIVAGTIFDDLVSEANFPAMIELTHNLCRNLSQVPTATPTHGDNLPAPYLVIIDFGNADRARLAGQYHQAERLSDHDWQRMISHITEISRIAKEYGVRPVIHPHAGGSIEFADELEKLVQDIPHSVAGLCLDTGHLYYAGMDPIPALAHYFDRIDYLHFKDVNDAVFRNVIARELDFFTACAEGVMCPIGKGAIDYPAVRAFLAERNYQGWITIEQERDPRNADGSLHDVTESLRYLHSVGF, from the coding sequence ATGACCATTCACATTGCAAACGCACCTTGCAGCTGGGGTGTGGATGATCCCAAAAACCCGTATCTGCCCCCTTACGAGAAAGTGCTGAAAGAAGCCGCACAGGCGGGATACAACAGTATTGAGCTTGGTCCCTGGACCTATCTGCCAACGGATGCGGCACTACTGACTGAGAAGTTAAAACAGCATGGGCTGACGATTGTGGCAGGCACCATTTTTGACGATCTGGTGAGCGAAGCAAACTTCCCGGCGATGATTGAGCTGACGCATAACCTGTGCCGCAACCTGTCACAAGTGCCAACGGCCACCCCGACTCACGGTGACAATCTGCCTGCACCCTATCTGGTGATTATCGACTTTGGTAACGCCGACCGTGCACGTCTGGCAGGGCAGTATCATCAGGCAGAGCGCCTTTCCGACCATGACTGGCAGCGCATGATCAGCCATATCACTGAGATCTCCCGCATTGCCAAAGAGTACGGCGTCCGTCCTGTTATTCATCCTCACGCGGGCGGCAGTATTGAGTTTGCTGATGAGCTGGAGAAGCTGGTACAGGATATTCCGCACAGCGTTGCGGGCCTGTGCCTGGATACCGGACACCTCTACTACGCAGGTATGGATCCGATCCCTGCGCTGGCCCACTATTTTGATCGCATTGATTACCTGCACTTTAAAGACGTAAACGACGCGGTTTTCCGCAATGTGATCGCCCGGGAACTCGACTTTTTTACCGCCTGTGCGGAAGGGGTGATGTGCCCGATTGGCAAGGGTGCGATCGACTATCCTGCGGTGCGCGCCTTCCTGGCTGAACGCAATTACCAGGGCTGGATCACCATCGAACAGGAACGTGACCCGCGCAATGCCGATGGCAGCCTGCACGACGTGACCGAAAGCCTGCGCTATCTCCACTCTGTCGGATTCTGA